One region of Mangifera indica cultivar Alphonso chromosome 3, CATAS_Mindica_2.1, whole genome shotgun sequence genomic DNA includes:
- the LOC123210441 gene encoding tRNA pseudouridine synthase A isoform X3, with protein MSYGVVGHPSPLYPDCYPSTSPKQHNGNGRLGVEESSNTFKPPTVDNSPGFKWRLVIAYDGTRYAGWQFQMSPPTIQCVVEKALIRVTKLERKDLLLVGASRTDTGVHAWGQVAHFITPFNYDSLDSIHAALNGLLPSDIRVREISPAVPEFHARFSAKSKGALLQLEVEGSGFLYRQVRNMVALLLQIGKEALPPDIVPKILSTRDRRELAKYALSAPPHGLCLVAVNYNEEHLQLPAGCPIASFGRRHTVNKYGMVSLAAEACRFLMAHFSNLEQWS; from the exons ATGAGTTATGGAGTGGTAGGCCATCCGTCGCCTCTATATCCAGATTGTTATCCTTCAACATCCCCAAAGCAG CATAATGGTAACGGGCGTTTGGGCGTAGAGGAATCTAGTAATACTTTCAAGCCCCCAACTGTTGATAACTCCCCAGGGTTTAAGTGGCGTTTAGTCATTGCATATGATGGCACCCGTTATGCAG GATGGCAATTCCAGATGTCACCACCAACCATACAATGTGTTGTGGAAAAAGCTTTAATTCGAGTTACAAAACTGGAACGCAAAGATCTTTTGTTAGTTGGTGCTAGTAGGACTGATACAGGAGTTCATGCTTGGGGTCAG GTGGCACACTTCATTACACCTTTCAATTATGACAGCTTGGACAGCATTCATGCAGCTCTAAATGGTCTTCTTCCTTCTGATATCCGTGTTAGGGAGATTAGCCCTGCTGTGCCAGAATTTCATGCCCGGTTTTCAGCAAAAAGCAAG GGAGCACTTTTGCAGCTAGAAGTTGAAGGCTCAGGTTTCTTGTATAGACAAGTACGGAACATG GTTGCTTTGCTGCTTCAAATTGGAAAAGAAGCACTTCCTCCTGATATTGTTCCGAAGATTCTGTCAACTCGAGATCGCAGGGAGCTTGCTAAATATGCATTGTCTGCCCCACCTCATGGACTCTGTCTTGTAGCCGTTAATTATAATGAAGAGCACCTACAGCTTCCCGCAGGTTGCCCCATAGCTAGTTTTGGTAGGCGACATACGGTAAACAAAT ATGGCATGGTCTCTCTGGCTGCAGAAGCATGTAGATTCTTAATGGCTCATTTTTCGAATTTGGAACAATGGAGTTGA
- the LOC123210441 gene encoding tRNA pseudouridine synthase A 1 isoform X2 encodes MSYGVVGHPSPLYPDCYPSTSPKQHNGNGRLGVEESSNTFKPPTVDNSPGFKWRLVIAYDGTRYAGWQFQMSPPTIQCVVEKALIRVTKLERKDLLLVGASRTDTGVHAWGQVAHFITPFNYDSLDSIHAALNGLLPSDIRVREISPAVPEFHARFSAKSKVYYYKGALLQLEVEGSGFLYRQVRNMVALLLQIGKEALPPDIVPKILSTRDRRELAKYALSAPPHGLCLVAVNYNEEHLQLPAGCPIASFGRRHTVNKYGMVSLAAEACRFLMAHFSNLEQWS; translated from the exons ATGAGTTATGGAGTGGTAGGCCATCCGTCGCCTCTATATCCAGATTGTTATCCTTCAACATCCCCAAAGCAG CATAATGGTAACGGGCGTTTGGGCGTAGAGGAATCTAGTAATACTTTCAAGCCCCCAACTGTTGATAACTCCCCAGGGTTTAAGTGGCGTTTAGTCATTGCATATGATGGCACCCGTTATGCAG GATGGCAATTCCAGATGTCACCACCAACCATACAATGTGTTGTGGAAAAAGCTTTAATTCGAGTTACAAAACTGGAACGCAAAGATCTTTTGTTAGTTGGTGCTAGTAGGACTGATACAGGAGTTCATGCTTGGGGTCAG GTGGCACACTTCATTACACCTTTCAATTATGACAGCTTGGACAGCATTCATGCAGCTCTAAATGGTCTTCTTCCTTCTGATATCCGTGTTAGGGAGATTAGCCCTGCTGTGCCAGAATTTCATGCCCGGTTTTCAGCAAAAAGCAAGGTTTATTACTATAAG GGAGCACTTTTGCAGCTAGAAGTTGAAGGCTCAGGTTTCTTGTATAGACAAGTACGGAACATG GTTGCTTTGCTGCTTCAAATTGGAAAAGAAGCACTTCCTCCTGATATTGTTCCGAAGATTCTGTCAACTCGAGATCGCAGGGAGCTTGCTAAATATGCATTGTCTGCCCCACCTCATGGACTCTGTCTTGTAGCCGTTAATTATAATGAAGAGCACCTACAGCTTCCCGCAGGTTGCCCCATAGCTAGTTTTGGTAGGCGACATACGGTAAACAAAT ATGGCATGGTCTCTCTGGCTGCAGAAGCATGTAGATTCTTAATGGCTCATTTTTCGAATTTGGAACAATGGAGTTGA
- the LOC123210441 gene encoding tRNA pseudouridine synthase A 1 isoform X1, with amino-acid sequence MSYGVVGHPSPLYPDCYPSTSPKQHNGNGRLGVEESSNTFKPPTVDNSPGFKWRLVIAYDGTRYAGWQFQMSPPTIQCVVEKALIRVTKLERKDLLLVGASRTDTGVHAWGQVAHFITPFNYDSLDSIHAALNGLLPSDIRVREISPAVPEFHARFSAKSKVYYYKVYNDAVIDPFQRHYAYHSVYKLNTAFMREAAKHFIGNHDFSAFVNSSRNDRVPNPVKTIFRFDVVEMGALLQLEVEGSGFLYRQVRNMVALLLQIGKEALPPDIVPKILSTRDRRELAKYALSAPPHGLCLVAVNYNEEHLQLPAGCPIASFGRRHTVNKYGMVSLAAEACRFLMAHFSNLEQWS; translated from the exons ATGAGTTATGGAGTGGTAGGCCATCCGTCGCCTCTATATCCAGATTGTTATCCTTCAACATCCCCAAAGCAG CATAATGGTAACGGGCGTTTGGGCGTAGAGGAATCTAGTAATACTTTCAAGCCCCCAACTGTTGATAACTCCCCAGGGTTTAAGTGGCGTTTAGTCATTGCATATGATGGCACCCGTTATGCAG GATGGCAATTCCAGATGTCACCACCAACCATACAATGTGTTGTGGAAAAAGCTTTAATTCGAGTTACAAAACTGGAACGCAAAGATCTTTTGTTAGTTGGTGCTAGTAGGACTGATACAGGAGTTCATGCTTGGGGTCAG GTGGCACACTTCATTACACCTTTCAATTATGACAGCTTGGACAGCATTCATGCAGCTCTAAATGGTCTTCTTCCTTCTGATATCCGTGTTAGGGAGATTAGCCCTGCTGTGCCAGAATTTCATGCCCGGTTTTCAGCAAAAAGCAAGGTTTATTACTATAAGGTCTATAATGATGCAGTCATTGATCCATTTCAGCGCCATTATGCTTACCATAGTGTTTATAAACTGAACACTGCTTTCATGAGAGAAGCTGCAAAGCATTTCATTGGAAATCATGATTTTTCTGCTTTTGTCAATTCTTCACGCAATGATCGAGTGCCAAACCCTGTGAAAACTATCTTTCGTTTTGATGTTGTTGAAATG GGAGCACTTTTGCAGCTAGAAGTTGAAGGCTCAGGTTTCTTGTATAGACAAGTACGGAACATG GTTGCTTTGCTGCTTCAAATTGGAAAAGAAGCACTTCCTCCTGATATTGTTCCGAAGATTCTGTCAACTCGAGATCGCAGGGAGCTTGCTAAATATGCATTGTCTGCCCCACCTCATGGACTCTGTCTTGTAGCCGTTAATTATAATGAAGAGCACCTACAGCTTCCCGCAGGTTGCCCCATAGCTAGTTTTGGTAGGCGACATACGGTAAACAAAT ATGGCATGGTCTCTCTGGCTGCAGAAGCATGTAGATTCTTAATGGCTCATTTTTCGAATTTGGAACAATGGAGTTGA